The genomic DNA CTACTTTACATTTATATAATGGATATATAATAGGGTTTTAGGGTGCTAACGGCCCGTGCTAGAATTCAGGGAATAAACTTGGACAAATGAAACTCTAGGGAGCAGGTTGATATAAGAGCATTTTTAGGGGGCAAATTACAATTACTTTTTATGTACGTCCTGATAATTACGTTTACATGACGCTCATTGGTGAGATCATGATCATCTTTTCAAATCGTTCTAAATTCTAATTGGCTCTTtagggattaaaaaaaatacaagaaattaaaaggaaaaagaaaaggagacataaaagagaaaaaaaccCCGAGGCCCCACCAATTCGAAACAACTTCTTGGGGAAGCTGTTCGTTTGCCCAATCACTCCTCTGTTTCGTGTCACTGgccttatattatattaataccGGAACTATTCATCTAAGCTATGTATTGAGCGGACTTTTTaaggtttttattttatgttaataaaaaatgataaaaaatttgaaataaataatctaATCGAGgatatctaatatataaatacatcctgaaaatttgaaaaaaaatagttattgaaatgtgaaaaaatctgaatatatatgaaaggGGATAAGTAGAGTCTTTTGCCTGGGAGCTTAGAGTTACCGAACGAAAATTTCTCGTCAATTGAATGGAGAGCTCTCGTGGGAAGAGTCTAAATTacataatatgtatatatatatatatataggtagaTATCGATGATTGTCAACTATCGTGCCGGAGAGAGAAAGCAGTACATTCTTATATAGTACTTTCTACTGTTGAATTGATGAAAGCTTGCATCAATGTTCTAACAAAATCAAACCAATGCATCCACTATACCCAAAATAAGTATTAACAAATGAATAGAAACATCAATCGAGGACAACCAGATTCAACAACACACACCTCTGTATATTATTAACATGCCCCGATCCATGGGGAATGCCCGAACCAGACCCTATATTCTTCCAGGTCCCTAAAGATCAAGTTCACCTATGCAGGCCCCGCAAGTCAATGGAGAGATACAACCGGCCCGAACCAAGAAGAAGACCGAAATGAACCGACGAATGGATGGTTGAATTTcataaaattgatttatataGCCATTGCTAGGATAAGTCTGTCGAGCTAGTTTCATTTCTTGCTCAACTCATACGGGTAACGAGTCGGTCGATGGAGGGCTTTTGGTATGCGGGGGAGGATAAGAGGAGGCTGCTACTTCCGGAGGAGGAGTAGGGACCCCGTAGACCTGAGGGTTGGTGCGCACGTCCTGCTTTCCCCTGGCCCTTCCGAGGAAGTAGCAACCGAACCCGAGCAGGAGGCTGAACAGAATCAACGGCAGAGAGATCACCACCACCATCCCCATCTTTGTGTTCTTTTCGTCGAAGCTCGGACACAAACGAACTGTAACTGAGAATGAGAGAGAGGATCGGGCTGAGTTGCTGAGTACGaggtggaggaggaagagCTTATGCTTATATACGATGAGCTTGAGAGAGGAAAGAATTGAAGGGAACTATCCAGACGTTGCAGCAGAAGAAAGGTAGAAGTGGGaatattcttttatatatatatatatatatacatatatattcggggggacaaaaataaatagtatGGTCCCTCCCAACGGGCAGACTAACGTTAAAAAATGCGTTCCAACGGATACTTTTACATGGGACCCAGCGAAGCCATCACATGCGGCGTGTGGGGCTCAAATTTTGATCGGAGAGGAGTTAGgaacataaataataatttttttatatttaaatattttatatattatatccgTCTCATCTCCAAACATAAGATAAGAATTTGAGAAATCTTACCCACCATATATTCGATCAGTGAAACGCAATATAAAGAGATCTTACGTGTAAACTAGATGGCAATGGGAACCCATTTTTATCACCTTCACTCAATTCAAATAGCATATCAAGCTTTGTGATAATGAAATTAACTAGCAAACCAATTGTCATACAGTAGAGTTGTAATCCATCACCAGTCATTTCATATTCATATGTTGTCGAAATCCTACAAAAACGCGAGATGAATTTAAATTTCTTGGCTCTTAAGTTTTGAACCTTCAATTTCACGAATGCTCTGCGTTCAGAGTTCCAGCTGCACTCGTCGTAGATGCCAGTTCCGTTACTATCAATAGTCCCGACGGGAAAAACaaaagttagaaaaaaaaatatctgaGACGTGGATTCCGTCACTATAGCACAGCTCTCATATATGGGGATGAACCTTATCTTAAAAATTGCACATGTGGCCAATAGACACAAAACCCAGAGGTTGCGTCGTCGTCTTTTCTCACTTTTGCTCTAACGGAACCAATGTTGAAGCATCATCTCCATCTCCCCGGAAGTAGAACTGATGTgctcttctccttccttccGAAACCACCATCTCCACATTACTCAATAAGCTATTGGACTTCTGCCTTTGTAGCTTCGAGGACACTGCAGCCAATTTTTACGACACTTTATGAAGCTCTGAAAATACGGGCTCCAACTCGACGAGGAGCTTTGAGCTCTGGTCAGTGTTCTGCGAGGCGGAGATCGGTGAGATATGGGACCGATGATTATGAAGacggtgaagaagaagagtacAGGCACAACGAGGAGATTGCCATGTTGGAACTGTACAGTCAGTCCGCTAGAGGGGAAGCACTTATTGTACATGCTTCCGTGGATGGAGAGGATGTCGAAGTTCTAATCTTCAAGGTGAGatcaattttttcaattttttccccttaaattttaattcaacgattatttatttatttatttatttttgcaaaTGCGTCACCAATTGATCAATGACATAGAAAAGTTCGTGTATATAATTGAATATTCCTTTTTCCATAATATGGCATATTTTGcaataaattcaaaatatcattGTATCTACAAACTAAAAGATTCTAAGCTCAAAAAGAGAAACAGTGACACACGTTCTCGCttgataattaaaaagtttcaATCTCGATGCTCGTGATAGGACTCCTGTGTCCATTTATTAAGtcattaagatttttatttcattattttagaTCCATGGGTtcccttataatcgaaaaattaACATTGTACGTTCCATACATGTGATTACAGTATTGTGCATACTAAAGCATAACAATCTTATTCGGATAATTCAGATTAACTAATGCAAAATTTGTTTCTCAGTACTTGGTAAATTTAGTAACGAGTGTTGATTGTGGGGTGTATGGAAAATGGAAGCAGGGGTTTTCATCAAGCTTGAGCTACGGGACATCACCGGACCCAACAAGAAGCATTCTCCCGGCGAGGGCAGAGATAAAGTCCATCGACCGGATCAAGGGACCTTTCGAGCCGTCCAAAATTGAGTACATCGAAAAGGACCTTAAGTGGGAGTATTTCAAGTCCAATTTCCTCGCCAATTGAGTCAACATGTAatattgtgaattttgatCCGAAAGATGTGACATTTGGGAATTCCATTTGCGTACTATTTTTCATATGGTTATTGaatgtaaaaataataaaaaaaacactgTTAATTTAATTCACAAGGTACTGATAAGTGATAACTGTTCATGGATTGAGAAGATTAACATCGTTATATACTAATTTATTTCcaataaatggaaaatatatCATTACAATAAACCTAAGAAGATGAAAACCACAACAGATAAACATGTGTTTACACTTAAAATTTGCACGTTGGGCCGTGAGGATCAGGCCCAAGCATGCTGAAGGGCGCGAGCCCATAATTTTGCCGGGCCGGTGCTAGTTGGGGCGAGAATCATTATTGCTTGCAAGTTGCAAGGGAAGGGAGATTGGGCCAGGCATAAATGTAGACTAATCTTCGGGCCGAAGGACCTGAGACCAAGTAATTTGATATGGGATCCTTGATCATAGCCAAAGGTATCATCTCAAGTCAAacgagtttcttttttttcttttttttcaacgTACCTAAGTATTCAAAAAGTActaactaattcagttcgaactAAATCGACCcactaaaaagtaaaactctcacagtcaaggattttttccattcataaTACTCAAATCTAAGAccttatttaaagaaaataagtgtCGAATCGCTTAAACTAATAATTATTGGTAAATGACATTTATTTCCTGTCAtgatattttgtttatttttggGAAACAGTCCGAATAGTTGGTTCTTTCCTTATGATAGTTTATTCTATTTGTTCTAGCTTGTAATCGTTTTACCTACATACACAACTCATCAACCGACTCTATTTtacttattcttttttttttttctcagaaCTATTTTACTTATCCTTTGCCTTATCGCTTTTTACTTTATCGCGCATTAATCTTTTCGAAAGTGCTTCTTGCCTATTGacccttttatattttcgaaAGATATTCCTGCCTACTAGTATTGATCCCCTTTTGGAAGTGCTCCCCGCCTACCGATCCTTTACACTAAAATTGAAGTCTTTGGCTTCCTCGAGTTAAGGCAAAAAATAGTGGAATGAAACTTAGAGGCTATTTTCCTCGGGGCTCATCAATCGTCAAGTGCGCATGATCCAATCCAAATCCAGTTGTCCATTAGTCCTGCAATGCTTCGTGTCTATGGCACTACAGACTGATTAGGAGAGGACTTCTGGTGATGCGTCGACGGATCTCATACTTTGCCTCGCGAACTTAACCACCAATCAGGAGGGACGCATGGCTATGAgagtaaattatatatattaacccatTAATTCGAATACTTAATCCTTTTAAGGATTCCATCTCCCTTAATTCTTCCCAAATCCAAACCTTTTAGAGAGGGTCTACCCTCAAACCCGTCTCAAATCCGCTAAAAATTTATGAGAAATATCTCAAACCCTTCCTAATAATTTAACAAATTTCTACCGAAAACTCTCTTATTATTAAGGCACTCATATCCACCGTAAAAGAACCTGAACATAATCTAAACAGCGGCCACAACAAACGAAACATACGaatttattgaataaaaatatcGATTAAATTAAAGGAGTttcaagaaatcaaatttctcCAAAACAATCCAAAATAAATCCGAGCAATTCACTCCattaaaagaactaaactcaTTTAAACACATAAATCTCCATAAACTTAATCCTCTACAAGCTCCTCGACGGGaatattttagtaattttaaaCTTAATTGGTTGGGGACGAGTTTTTATGCCAAAAATCAAACCCTTCTCAAACCCTACAGGATTTTGACAAAAAATTTCTAAACCCttttcaaaaatcaacaagaaatcattttattattcattagAATTCGAGCAGGATTTTAAAACCTGTTTGCTGAAACCCATATCTATACTCTAAATTCTGCGTCCGTCTTCTGCTCCCAACCAAAGACTCCGTTAGTATTTTCTATGGTGGGTATATCAACTGATAGAGACCAACGAGGGAAAATGAGCGTCCTGCATAAAAGAACCTAATTTGGTAAAAAGCATTTATAACCTAGCGCTAGTAGACCATTTGGACCACGGCCAGACGTGTCACTTTTTTTAACCAAAGCCTTACTAATGGTTAGTAACACCGATATGTGTTTCGGCCTCTAAACCTAAACGGCATCACTTAGGGAGATCTTCGCATAGATTTATAAAATACCTCCTCtgcatctttaaacttcttgcGTCTTTCCTCCAAGTATTTCAATAGCCTAATTTTTGTACAGTCGCATTTTTGTGTATGCAGATCTACTTTTTTCAAGAAGAGAAGCACCAACTCGAACATGCCATCCATTACTTAATAATAAGTTAATTTTGTGGTATATACCACCTAGGAAAATAATTGACCATTCGTGATCAAATTACCATAGAATGTCCGGGCCCACTTCTGATGAATATCCttttaaaattgattatttGTCCTGTCCATCGATTTTAGACAACACCAGCAACAAAGGTGACGTGTCCAATCAATAATTTCTTCAATGTTTGACCACAAAAGTCCAGCGCATGATGTTTACATtatcaatattttctttttaatgagATCACGACACTCTCTTATCATTTTTTGTTGAAACAAATTTTTGCTCGGACGCTCTCATCATATGGTAccatttttatgttttttttaccCTGATCCATGTAACTAAGATAATAGGCATGAGCATCGATTCTTCAATATGATAATTCTGGACGATTTGACATAAGAATTGCAGAGCATGCCACATATACAAATTTCAGCCTCATCCCTCCACCATACAGCTTTCCAGTTAAGCTTCAGAGGCCAACACTTATTTCTTCCCCGTTTCCTTTTCCCATTTCATTAGTTCGCAGCACCATTGGTTGCCCTGTCCCTCTCTCCTCTAATTCAATAGACATGAGAATTCTCGTTGATGATAGAGTAGAGGGCCTTGGAGGCGCCCCACTTGTGCAAGATGTTCCCTAAGATGTCGTAGAATGCAATGTCGACTCGAGTCTCAGTCATCTGGACGGACATGAACCCTTGCCCGTCGTAGTAAAACTTCAGCTCCTCTGGGTTCAACCAGCTGATATCTCCCCTCCATGCCTTGGACCCTCCTCCACTAGTCAGGAACTGGATCGAGCTGCACTCACAAGGCCAGTGTTCATTTCAAATCAGGGTATCGAGACAAATCGCGATTTGCCTAAGGAAAATATATAACCTGTCAGAAGTACTAATCTGTTGCAAGCAATGATCGTGCCCGTTTATGTAGAGATCAACGCCATTTGCCTAAGGAAAACACCAGCacaatcatcatcatccacaTGGTAACACTTGTTTATTGAATTTAATTCgattatcaattaattatgGAAAGACAAttgtaattaatataattaattaagtaaaaaatagAATACCTCAAGGATGGGAAGGAGCTGGGTCACAACCTCATCGGTGTTCCCATGATGTCCTGCACTTTTGATGGTGTGGTGGCCCACCACAATCTTCCACTTTGCCCTCGACTCCCTCAGAGCCAAATCCACATCCTATACATAGACCGATTGATATAATTAACCACATGATCCATTCTCTAATAAACCAACGAAAGAGCTTGGACCGTAACTTTGTAAGTAGGTAAGATAATTATCTTAACTAGGGGGTATTAGATATACCTTGAGGAGATTCGAAAGGTAATTTTTCCTAGGGAGGACCCCTCTCCAGTCATAGACGTGGTCCTCCGGCTCTGTGAAGTACTTCTCGGCAAAAGGAGTCGTATCCACAAAGAAAAATTCCACGATATCTGTCGATACAAGAGACGCATATAAATTTCatgttattttattaatacctataataaaattaggagttttattttaacaaaaaaaaactttttttagaGAAAAAGTTTTTGGCTTTTATACCGGCATTGAGAATGAAAGATCTCAAACAAAGCCATCTGCTGTCCAATTTTACGAGGATTGGGTTCAGCTGTGCCAACACATCTCCCCGGTAGTCATGATTTCCTAACACTGGCAgcagttaaaaaaaattggtcaaatagaggatatatatatcgattagaattaaaaataatattaaaattaaaaagtctGCCGAGagattaaattatatattcatcGCAAGGGTTGAGTGAAGTTATTATACCGCTGTACCACTGCTTCTGCAAGCTATCTGCAGTGTAGATTTTGCTGAAGGACTCATCGAACGCAGGATCATCTATGCCCGTCAGCCCATCATCATAGAAGTTATCCCCAGTCGAGACTATGAAATCGATGTCTAGCTTCTCTCCGACAACTCCCATCTATATATTGATTAAAAGTTGCAACTGAATTAATACCATTTAgcgggaaaaaaaagggaacttaTTCTCGTGCctttggtgggatcaattgcTTATTTTCGCAGGACACTAGCTAATTAAACAAAGCGATCGAGGCCACTAATTATTTCGAGGATTAACGTTTGTATTTATATCAATGTCGAATTGGATTCTTTATATCTTGAATATGATATATGCAAGGAAAGAAGATGGGACAAGGAAccctttttaaattattttgtggGGGAAGGAAGCAGCTTTCTCGTGCAAGCAAAATCATGCGAGAGAgacattttttaataaaaacgACCAAAGATAAAACATCCTTTTAGGTTTTTAACATTGACCGGACCACCTGTCTAAATGAAGTTGCAGGATGCATTAATTTATTGGTGtagataaaaaagaaattaaaagtacAGAAAAGGGACATTTGTATCGCAATGCACGTCTAATTAAAAAGGTTGGAGATTCAATTATCATTAGTGAGATCCACCACGTTCttgtttttcatttcttaTCTTCTATTAAGTTTGAGTGGGCCTCGATCATTAGTTGAATttgaaagaaataaataattttaatggtATATTGAAAGAATTATTTTGCTTTTGCATGCGTTTTTAACTGCtactttttttccctttcttctctaTGCATATTATCAATTATTAACCTAAAAGAATGCCTCTTTTTAATAGATacgaaaaaaaagtattactATTGAGAGATCTGGATATATATTGACAATGGACAaaaaactattaaaatttctGGCCTTTCACTTccgttttttcttttatctatttcatttcttttttattacaaagaaCCATATACCTTGTACAAGCAACTAAAAAACCTAATAAACGAATTTGAATATTCTCATCACAAAAATCGAATCTAAAATTTCTACATTATCGAGTAAGAGCACATTATTAGACGAAAGCTTGTGTCATTGCAATATATCAATTCTCCACCTATTTTATTTAGTGGAAGGAAATTTTTTCCGTTTAGAAACTGAGTTAAGTTTAACTCAATTTCAATtcactttatttttccttcaattcaataatataatcattactttttttatatttttctttaattttataattaattctcatatttttatttattattacaattaattttttaatactaaattctttcaattatttactatttttctctcaactcaacaacacaatcattacctttttatatattttttcaatttaacaataaattttttaaaatatttttatttttatcccgtgaaatcaaataaaattataattatactCCGTTACTAAGCACACTATTTGTTTTTCTCCCTTTTCTAAACTATATTTGTGTTATTTAACTTTATATAAGTAAATATAATAAGATCTTAGTGATTAATAATATAGAGCCCATCTCGAAAGTAAACACATAAATGACTTGTCTTGTTGCTATTGATTGATTGCGTTATGAACTATCCAACACGTTTCTGACCATTCACCTTTTTCAAAGGTGAGGTATTGGAATCTCTATGGAATTATGCCATCCcatgagaaaaaatttaatacgCATTTCtcattaatattaaataagtaagaatcaattaaaatatttataagcGGAATCTTAAAAATTCATTGTAGAATCAATTTTCACTCTCAGACATTTTTATTAAGTATTACACATTCAAGTGAATAAGTAATATTTATTCAATATTTACCCTCATACAGGGAATAAATAAAGCTTTCTTATTATTCATGCTGACGTGTCCGTCCTTGATTGGGCATGAAGTATTGGAGTTTAGCCACACAGTAAGGCACTGTCAGGCGACCCTCAGGCCAACTGAGGACTCCCCTGTATTCTGTTGATATCTTttagttaattattataatttttatttgattatatTAGATTTATAAGTTTTCCTTATATAACTGgaaaaaataaactaaattttgattttcttatttttactttatatATTACCAAGTAAAATGGACCAAAACTTTGGATGGATAGTAAGTTATTTGCGTGCTCTTCATATAAAGAGTAATATCCAAATGTTTATTGCCTTGCGTAGAAGGATATCGtaagaaaaaagagattttAGATAGATT from Punica granatum isolate Tunisia-2019 chromosome 2, ASM765513v2, whole genome shotgun sequence includes the following:
- the LOC116195082 gene encoding uncharacterized protein LOC116195082 isoform X2, translating into MLKHHLHLPGSRTDVLFSFLPKPPSPHYSISYWTSAFVASRTLQPIFTTLYEALKIRAPTRRGALSSGQCSARRRSVRYGTDDYEDGEEEEYRHNEEIAMLELYSQSARGEALIVHASVDGEDVEVLIFKGFSSSLSYGTSPDPTRSILPARAEIKSIDRIKGPFEPSKIEYIEKDLKWEYFKSNFLAN
- the LOC116194550 gene encoding uncharacterized protein LOC116194550, which codes for MGMVVVISLPLILFSLLLGFGCYFLGRARGKQDVRTNPQVYGVPTPPPEVAASSYPPPHTKSPPSTDSLPV
- the LOC116193489 gene encoding purple acid phosphatase 3-like, which encodes MAVPRIENTLFGLAFMTLVLAGMLAGPCEGELERFEHPTKADGSLSFLVVGDWGRRGGYNQSAVAIQMGVVGEKLDIDFIVSTGDNFYDDGLTGIDDPAFDESFSKIYTADSLQKQWYSVLGNHDYRGDVLAQLNPILVKLDSRWLCLRSFILNADIVEFFFVDTTPFAEKYFTEPEDHVYDWRGVLPRKNYLSNLLKDVDLALRESRAKWKIVVGHHTIKSAGHHGNTDEVVTQLLPILEANGVDLYINGHDHCLQQISTSDSSIQFLTSGGGSKAWRGDISWLNPEELKFYYDGQGFMSVQMTETRVDIAFYDILGNILHKWGASKALYSIINENSHVY
- the LOC116195082 gene encoding uncharacterized protein LOC116195082 isoform X1, whose amino-acid sequence is MLKHHLHLPGSRTDVLFSFLPKPPSPHYSISYWTSAFVASRTLQPIFTTLYEALKIRAPTRRGALSSGQCSARRRSVRYGTDDYEDGEEEEYRHNEEIAMLELYSQSARGEALIVHASVDGEDVEVLIFKYLVNLVTSVDCGVYGKWKQGFSSSLSYGTSPDPTRSILPARAEIKSIDRIKGPFEPSKIEYIEKDLKWEYFKSNFLAN